The DNA window CGTTGTAGGGCGGGGAAGTAGGCGCGAATCGCTTCGGTCGAAGCCACGGAAGAGGTCGGATTACTCATAATTTTTCAGTGCTAATAACATCAGAAAAGCTTTTACCACGAAGAAACAAAGAGCACGAAGAAAGAATAGAGCAAAGCGGTCGGCTAATCCTTCGTGTTCTTCGTTGCTTCGTGGTTTCACTCTTTTGCAGTCAGATCAGTTTTGGAGATAGGGAATGGTCAGCGGGCCTTCAGGTAGCACCGCAATCGGCGCGTCCGGGCCGATACGTTGCAATTCAGCCGCGACATACGCCGCGATGTCGGTCACGGGTTCCAGATGCGCCCGGCGCACTTCATCCGCCGGGATGTCGCTCAACAAACCGACGCGGGCTTTCAGGCGAATGATGGCGAGCAGTTGCGCCTCCCATTGATCATAAAGCGAAAAGCCGGGCGCGAGAATGGTGTCGAGAATCGCTTGCGGCGAGTCGTGGTCAAAGAGCAGCGTTTTGAAATTGCCGTGTTCAGGAAAGCCGTCGTTGCATTTCGAGGCCTGCACGATCAGCCCGTCCTGCTGGACGATTTGGGCGGCGGCGGACATGCCTTTGACGGCCTGGTACAGATTCTGATCGAGCGGATAGCCGCTGTTGGTCGTGATGACAATCGGGAACAGCTTTGCGCAGGGCAGCATCACCGTCGCTTTGGAAAACTCGCAACCTTTGGCGTGCGCGGCCAGCACTTCGCCGCAAAAGAAACCGGTGATGTGGCGCTGCCGATTGATCGTCACGTTGATGCAAAAATCCACCGGCAGCAATGCGCCATTGTGCCGAATCTGCGCTTGTGTCGGATTGCCTTCGAGTACGCCCCAGGTGCTGTTGGCGTCGCCGATCACGTCGGCACGGTGGTAATACATGATCGCGTCAATGTCAGCCACGGCGGGGAAGATGCCTTTGTAGCCGCCCGAAAACCCCGCCATGAAATGCGGCTCGATGAAGCCCAGCACGATGCGTTTGTCGGCTTCGACATAATCACGATTGAAATAGACCTCGCGCCCGTCGGTCGTTTTCCCCGCCAATGCCAGCGTCGCGGCGTCGTGCGAATTGTGATTGACGATGCGGTAATACTTGAAAACCTCCGCGCCGACCATCCCCTGCAACTCTTCCGGTGTGTTCACGCGGTGCGAACCGGTGCCGTTGATGATGACGAAATTCGCCGCTGGCACATGGTTCAATTCGGCGAACAACCACGGCAGCAGACGCTCGGTCGGCAGCGGGCGCGTGATGTCCGGGATGACGATGGCAACGCGGTCGGTCGCGGCGATCAGTTCTTTCAACGGCCTGGCCTTGATGGGTGCACGCACGGCCTGGCGAAATTCGGCGGCTTCATCCGCCAGGCCGGAAATAAAGTGCGGCGCAAGGAGCGTGACGTGGTTGGATGGCAGGTCAACATGCAGCCCGTCTTTGCCGTATTGCAGATGTGTTTGCATGGTTATTTCGGTTATTTGGGTTTGGGTTCGCTATCGAGCGCCCCATAGTTGCGCAATTCAGGCGATAGCATAGCGATGGAGAGCACAACGAGCAACGTCCCGATGCCGCCGCCCACCACTGAAATCATGGGCGTCGTCAGCGCTGCCACCGCGCCCGATTCAAAACGGCCCAGTTCGTTTGAAGCGTTGATGAACATGCCATTGACGGCGGAAACGCGCCCGCGCATCTCATCAGGCGTCAGTACCTGCACCAACACGTGCCGCACGACGACGCTGATGTTGTCGAGCGCGCCGGTCAGAAAGAGCATCACCAGCGACAACCAATAATGACGCGAAAAGCCAAACACGATGGTGGTTAGACCGAAACCTGCCACCGCAAATAAGAGCGTCTTGCCAGCTTGTTTGAACGGCGGCAAGTGCGCCGTGACCAGCGCCATCGTGACGGCGCCCAGCGAAGGCGCAGCCTGCAACCAGCCCAAGCCGGTCGGCCCGACGCGCAAAATGTCTTTGGCATAAACCGGGAGCAAGGCCACTGCGCCGCCCAACAGCACAGCGAACATGTCCAGGCTAATGGCGGCGAAGAGGGCTTTCGTTTTGGACAAATAGGCGAAACCCGCGAGAATGGTCTGCCAATTCGGCGTGGCTTTATTCTCTTCAGTGCTGGCCGCCACAGACGTTTTATTCGTCATCGCCGACAGAAAGGCCAAGTACCAGACGCTGCCCAAGCCGCCCAAGACATAGACCCATTTTGCGCCGCCCAATAACGCAATGAGCCAGCCACCTAAAGCTGGCCCCGTCAGCGAGGCTAATTCAAACACGCTGACATTCCACGAGACGGCGTTGCTGAACAGATGGCGCGGGACTAGCTGCGGCACCAAGGCCGAACGCGCTGGCCCTTGAAAGGCGCGGGCCATCCCACTCAGAAACAGGCAAGCGTAAATCATCCAAAGCTGTCCGCGTGTTGCGGCAATGGCCAAGCCGAAGGCCGCGACTACGGCCAGCAAGGTGGCATTCATCAGCACTTTGCGCCGGTCATACCGATCCGCCACTTGTCCGGCGATCAACGAAAAGCCAAGCATGGGCGCGAACTGCGCCAAGCCGACCATGCCCAGCGCCCAGGCCGAGCGTGTTTGCTCATAGAGTTGCCAACCGACAGCCACCGTTTGCATTTGCACGCCCAGGACGGATACGACATGACCAATGAGAAAAAGCCGGTAAGCGCGCACGCGCAAGACGCCATAGGCATCGCGTTTGGCCGCAGTCTCAGTGAGCGCCGAATCCGTATCCATACGAAGAAGTGCAAAGCAGGTTGAATAAGTGTTGGGAAAGCGAAAAGGGCGACCAGCTTGGTCGCCCTTTATTTCGCTGATGCGGATGAGAGGAATCGAACCTCCACGGAATTGCTTCCACAGCGTCCTGAGCGCTGCGCGTCTACCAGTTCCGCCACATCCGCGTATCAGTGCTCTCAGTGTTGAGACGGCGTGCATAGTAGCGACCGAACTATAGCCTGTCAAGCAGCGGACAGGCGCATAAATACACCCTGTCTTCAGCTTTTATAAGGATTGTTTTCTCGCACCATTGCTTGAATTTATGCACGGTCGGGGTCTTGACGAGGGCTACCTTCTATGGAACTATACGCCTCGCTCGCGGGCTTCTACATGAAGCCCTTTTTCTCGGATAGCGAGCCTTCTTTCCAACTTACGAGTCAGATTAGGCGGCGTAGCCAAGTGGTAAGGCAGAGGTCTGCAAAACCTTTATCCATCGGTTCGATTCCGATCGCCGCCTCTTTTCTTTTCAAGAATTTGCAGGGTTTGCAGTTCGCGTCAAAATAGCCGCTGTGGGGGCTATTCGCACTTCTTCGGAATCAGCCCTGCCATCAATTGACCGTCTCAGCATTACCAACCTGAAATTCTGACATCGCAAGCTCCCGGTTCCAATCTTCCATTTTCCAAATAGGGTTGATCTTGTGTTCTTCTGACGAGTGAGCGTAGCGCGGCACCATTTGCATACGGCTGTGTCCCAGCAATGCCGCGAGCGTGACGAAATTAGTTCCGCTCATTGCCGCACGACTGGCGAAGATCTGGCGCAAGCTGTAAATGGTGCATTTGGCGATGCCGCTACGTCTGAGTGCCCCGTCATGGGCGTGATTGGCCTTCAGCATCGGTTTGTTCAAGTTTTCCTTGTGAGGGAATGGGTCAGTGCCTTCGCTTCGGCTTCGTTAATGCGTTTCTCAAGGACTTCACTTGCGGTTTAGGTGAGCGGGATGCGGCGACGTGCGGCTTTGGTTCTGCCTTTTGTGACCTGGGGGAAGCCTTCGACAAGATTCACGTTGGTTGCTGTCAGCGGATAGATTTCCTCTGGACGGCAGCCGGTCTGCAAGATTAAGGCGGCGATGTCGTGCAAGGGTTGGGAAGCGTCCGCGAGATAACACCGCGGCAGTTTTGCCACAATCCTGGGTTCACCGTCGGCGAGCGCAACTACCACACGGCAACGGAAGAGCTTGAGCTGGCGTTGCGCAATGCGAGCGCCGATCCGTTCTGGCGCGGCTGGGGCAGCCTCATCCTGGTCGAAACAAACACCGGCAAGCCCCGCGCGGCGGCAAGAATGAAGACGTGCAGTTTTACCGCAGGCTCGAAACGCGCGGTGGATAGTGCCCGTTGGGTTTCCTGATCTGCACCGAATAGCCGAGACCTTGCACCGCGAAGCCTTGCGCGATAGCAAAGACAGCTTGCGCGTCGTGCCGATTGACGGCGAAGACTTGCGCCGCCTGGTTGAAGCGCAAGAGCGTGAGCCGGTGTTGCGGGCGTTGGTGGAGCGGGCGGTGTTAGCGTGATGAGTGGAAGTTGCCGTCTGTGCTATGCTGAAAGCAAGGTGGTAAACAATGAATGATGACTGTACAGGTTGAGCTACCGGCTGAGTTGTTAGACGCTGCCCGCATTCAGGCGAGTGAAACGCCCAAGCTGCTGGCGTTGGAATTGTTCCGCGAGGATGCCGTGTCGCTGGGGGGCGCGGCAGAACTGGGCGGCGTGTTAGTCGCCGAGTTTATGGACTTCGCCGCTGAACGTGCCGTGCCGTTGCATTATGCGCAGGAAGATTACGAACAAGATCAGTTGAGCATCGGAAAACTCTTGCCGCAAATTTCCTCGTGATTGCTGTCTCAAATGCCTCCCCTTTGATCCTGTTAGCGGAACTCGGCGAATTCGATAATCCGCCCTATCAAGCTAAAATATGAACCCCACTACTTCTTCCCGCGCTTCCTTTAAGCAATACCTCGTCGATCTCCTCTGGCTGCTACTGTTCGTTTGGCCTGCCCAGGCGCAAGCAGTCAAGCCGCCCGTCCGCTTGGGGACGCCAGAACAACGCGCCGCCCGCTACTTTGAATCCATTCGCCGTGCGCCGCCGCAGATGCTGGCCTTTTTGTTGCGCATGC is part of the Acidobacteriota bacterium genome and encodes:
- the larA gene encoding nickel-dependent lactate racemase produces the protein MQTHLQYGKDGLHVDLPSNHVTLLAPHFISGLADEAAEFRQAVRAPIKARPLKELIAATDRVAIVIPDITRPLPTERLLPWLFAELNHVPAANFVIINGTGSHRVNTPEELQGMVGAEVFKYYRIVNHNSHDAATLALAGKTTDGREVYFNRDYVEADKRIVLGFIEPHFMAGFSGGYKGIFPAVADIDAIMYYHRADVIGDANSTWGVLEGNPTQAQIRHNGALLPVDFCINVTINRQRHITGFFCGEVLAAHAKGCEFSKATVMLPCAKLFPIVITTNSGYPLDQNLYQAVKGMSAAAQIVQQDGLIVQASKCNDGFPEHGNFKTLLFDHDSPQAILDTILAPGFSLYDQWEAQLLAIIRLKARVGLLSDIPADEVRRAHLEPVTDIAAYVAAELQRIGPDAPIAVLPEGPLTIPYLQN
- a CDS encoding MFS transporter → MDTDSALTETAAKRDAYGVLRVRAYRLFLIGHVVSVLGVQMQTVAVGWQLYEQTRSAWALGMVGLAQFAPMLGFSLIAGQVADRYDRRKVLMNATLLAVVAAFGLAIAATRGQLWMIYACLFLSGMARAFQGPARSALVPQLVPRHLFSNAVSWNVSVFELASLTGPALGGWLIALLGGAKWVYVLGGLGSVWYLAFLSAMTNKTSVAASTEENKATPNWQTILAGFAYLSKTKALFAAISLDMFAVLLGGAVALLPVYAKDILRVGPTGLGWLQAAPSLGAVTMALVTAHLPPFKQAGKTLLFAVAGFGLTTIVFGFSRHYWLSLVMLFLTGALDNISVVVRHVLVQVLTPDEMRGRVSAVNGMFINASNELGRFESGAVAALTTPMISVVGGGIGTLLVVLSIAMLSPELRNYGALDSEPKPK
- a CDS encoding tyrosine-type recombinase/integrase gives rise to the protein MNKPMLKANHAHDGALRRSGIAKCTIYSLRQIFASRAAMSGTNFVTLAALLGHSRMQMVPRYAHSSEEHKINPIWKMEDWNRELAMSEFQVGNAETVN
- a CDS encoding UPF0175 family protein, which translates into the protein MMTVQVELPAELLDAARIQASETPKLLALELFREDAVSLGGAAELGGVLVAEFMDFAAERAVPLHYAQEDYEQDQLSIGKLLPQISS